One window from the genome of Thalassospira xiamenensis M-5 = DSM 17429 encodes:
- a CDS encoding aspartate aminotransferase family protein, with amino-acid sequence MPRDDMTNQTPDAVMDAATVTARQKHSVSNGIRTLHPIYLDRALNAEAWDIDGNRYIDFIGGIGVLNTGHRNPVVMARVADQCERFTHSCFNALPHEPYVAVTDWLAQNCPIEGPAKSMLTNSGAEAMENTLKLARAFTGRTGVIAFEGAFHGRTLATLALTGKTKPYKTGLGPLPGPVYHLPYPCRETGVSVADAMDAIARLFAVSVDPGSIGAVVIEPVQGEGGFRACDAEFLVELRRLCDANGMVLIADEIQSGFGRTGKMFAIEHANVCPDIVVMGKGIGGGFPLAAITGAEDVMNALMPGGLGGTYSGNPVACAAATGVFEVLEKDDILHRSRQLGEKYATHIAWLRDLPGGHVIGAMRGIGAMRAFELIADDGTPSPKRLQTLLQLARASGLLLMPSGEHANVVRLLAPLTIPFEQVDEAFAIIGKVLPKLAAVSDADDRS; translated from the coding sequence ATGCCCCGTGACGATATGACAAACCAGACGCCTGATGCCGTGATGGACGCTGCCACCGTCACGGCACGCCAGAAACACAGTGTTTCAAATGGTATTCGTACTCTGCACCCGATTTATCTCGACCGGGCGCTTAATGCCGAAGCCTGGGATATTGATGGCAATCGTTATATCGATTTCATCGGCGGGATCGGGGTGCTGAATACCGGGCATCGCAATCCGGTCGTCATGGCCCGTGTGGCGGACCAGTGCGAACGTTTTACCCATTCGTGCTTTAACGCGTTGCCTCATGAACCTTATGTCGCGGTAACCGATTGGCTGGCGCAAAACTGCCCGATCGAAGGTCCGGCAAAATCGATGCTGACCAATTCCGGGGCCGAGGCGATGGAAAATACCCTGAAACTTGCCCGTGCCTTTACCGGCCGGACGGGGGTTATCGCTTTCGAAGGCGCGTTTCATGGCCGGACCCTTGCGACCCTTGCGCTGACGGGTAAAACCAAACCCTACAAGACCGGATTGGGGCCGCTTCCGGGGCCGGTTTACCATTTGCCATATCCCTGCCGTGAAACCGGTGTATCGGTGGCCGATGCAATGGATGCCATCGCCAGATTGTTTGCCGTATCAGTTGACCCCGGAAGCATCGGTGCCGTGGTGATCGAACCTGTACAGGGCGAGGGCGGTTTTCGGGCGTGCGACGCGGAATTTCTTGTCGAACTGCGCCGTCTTTGCGATGCCAATGGCATGGTTCTGATCGCCGATGAAATCCAGTCGGGCTTTGGCCGGACGGGTAAGATGTTTGCCATCGAGCATGCCAATGTCTGCCCCGACATCGTCGTAATGGGCAAGGGCATTGGTGGTGGTTTTCCGCTGGCTGCGATCACGGGGGCGGAGGATGTGATGAATGCCCTGATGCCCGGTGGCCTGGGCGGGACTTATTCCGGCAATCCGGTGGCCTGTGCGGCGGCGACCGGTGTGTTTGAAGTACTGGAAAAAGACGATATTTTGCACCGTTCCAGGCAGCTTGGCGAAAAATATGCCACCCATATTGCCTGGCTGCGTGATTTGCCCGGTGGGCATGTGATCGGTGCGATGCGCGGTATTGGTGCGATGCGTGCCTTTGAACTGATTGCAGATGACGGCACCCCGTCGCCAAAACGACTGCAAACATTATTGCAACTGGCCCGTGCGAGCGGGCTATTGTTGATGCCAAGTGGTGAACACGCCAATGTGGTGCGCCTTCTGGCCCCGCTGACCATTCCGTTCGAACAGGTCGATGAAGCCTTTGCCATCATCGGCAAGGTGTTGCCAAAACTGGCAGCGGTGTCGGATGCGGATGACCGGTCGTGA
- a CDS encoding aldehyde dehydrogenase family protein, with protein sequence MSFKNILTELGLSEAEISNGTLKVQTPVDGSEIAAVAETDPSEMNDIIARSKKAFAQWRQVPGPRRGELARLLGEELRAAKEPLGRLVSLECGKIYQEGLGEVQEMIDICDFAVGLSRQLYGLTIASERPGHKMMENWHPLGVVGVISAFNFPVAVWSWNTALALVCGNSVIWKPSEKTPVVALACQKIFEKALAKFGDAPEGLHQVVIGDRRIGEALTDSHDVALVSATGSTRMGREVAPRVAERFGRTILELGGNNAMIVTPSADLDMTVRAVVFSAVGTCGQRCTSLRRVIVHKDVKDELLPKIVAAYKSVKIGDPLADGTLVGPLIDEDSFNNMQTALSNAKKDGGTVHGGERVLADQYPNAYYVTPAVVEMPSQTETVRHETFAPILYVMTYETLEEAIALQNGVPQGLSSCIFSTDLRETELFLSAVGSDCGIANVNIGPSGAEIGGAFGGEKETGGGRESGSDAWKGYMRRATNTINYSRELPLAQGIKFDI encoded by the coding sequence GTGAGTTTCAAAAACATTCTGACCGAACTGGGCCTGTCCGAGGCCGAGATTTCCAATGGTACGCTTAAGGTTCAGACCCCGGTTGACGGTTCTGAAATCGCGGCTGTTGCCGAGACCGACCCGTCGGAAATGAACGACATCATTGCGCGTTCGAAAAAGGCATTTGCCCAGTGGCGTCAGGTGCCCGGCCCGCGTCGCGGTGAACTGGCCCGTCTTCTGGGCGAAGAACTGCGCGCGGCCAAGGAACCGCTGGGGCGTCTGGTGTCGCTTGAATGCGGCAAGATCTATCAGGAAGGTCTTGGCGAAGTTCAGGAAATGATCGATATCTGCGATTTCGCCGTCGGCCTGTCCCGTCAGCTTTACGGTTTGACCATCGCGTCCGAACGTCCGGGCCATAAAATGATGGAAAACTGGCATCCGTTGGGTGTTGTTGGTGTTATTTCGGCGTTTAACTTCCCGGTTGCCGTCTGGTCATGGAACACAGCCCTTGCATTGGTTTGCGGGAACTCGGTGATCTGGAAACCGTCGGAAAAAACCCCGGTTGTGGCGCTTGCCTGCCAGAAAATCTTTGAAAAGGCATTGGCGAAATTCGGTGATGCGCCGGAAGGTCTGCATCAGGTGGTGATCGGTGATCGCCGCATTGGCGAAGCCCTTACCGACAGCCATGATGTCGCACTTGTTTCGGCAACCGGTTCAACCCGTATGGGCCGCGAAGTTGCACCGCGTGTGGCGGAACGTTTTGGCCGGACCATCCTGGAACTGGGTGGCAACAATGCGATGATTGTTACCCCGTCTGCCGATCTTGATATGACCGTGCGCGCGGTTGTCTTCTCGGCGGTTGGGACATGTGGTCAGCGTTGCACATCCTTGCGTCGCGTGATTGTCCATAAGGACGTCAAAGACGAATTGCTGCCGAAAATCGTTGCTGCCTACAAGTCTGTCAAAATCGGTGATCCGCTTGCCGATGGCACGCTTGTTGGCCCGCTGATTGACGAGGACAGCTTTAACAACATGCAGACCGCGCTTTCCAATGCCAAGAAAGACGGCGGTACGGTCCATGGTGGTGAACGCGTGTTGGCCGATCAGTATCCGAATGCCTATTACGTCACCCCGGCGGTTGTTGAAATGCCGTCCCAGACCGAAACCGTGCGCCACGAGACCTTTGCACCGATCCTGTATGTCATGACCTATGAAACGCTTGAAGAAGCCATTGCGCTTCAGAACGGTGTGCCACAGGGCCTGTCATCCTGCATCTTCTCGACCGATCTGCGTGAAACCGAACTGTTCCTGTCTGCTGTTGGTTCGGATTGCGGTATTGCCAACGTCAATATCGGCCCGTCGGGTGCGGAAATCGGCGGTGCGTTTGGTGGCGAAAAAGAAACCGGTGGCGGACGTGAATCGGGTTCGGACGCATGGAAAGGCTATATGCGCCGTGCGACCAACACGATCAACTATTCCCGTGAATTGCCGCTGGCGCAGGGGATCAAGTTCGATATCTGA
- a CDS encoding CynX/NimT family MFS transporter translates to MTQNQGGVAPSEASPAVSPTQQDGNTRSADPAARGFRHLGPHIGFLLALLLLAANMRGSIVAMGPLAEIVGLDLQLSGVQLGLLTTIPVLSFGVLSIFAPRLGQRFGLEATLLTMLLFIAVGQGLRATGSYGIMIVGTIILGSAIAVLNVLTPSLVRRSFPTRVALITALYTFTMSTGATVAAFVAIPIRSAADGDWRYSLGIWAVFAALAFLLWLPMLRYRHKGPAPVSVTQVSLWKNAEAWWLALFFGCQSLMFYTGTAWVAKVFIDSGISEGEAATLLTIFNVFGIPAAFAAPLIYSKIANKKLAMVILHVPLMIGIPGFVFATTELPYLWAFCMGLGQGAMISIALTLVGIRGADPQTSARLSGMCQSVGYLLAAVGPVLFGALHDLLGNWEAALSFLFVIVCIQMIAALRAGSASKIGG, encoded by the coding sequence ATGACCCAAAATCAGGGCGGTGTTGCACCGTCTGAAGCTTCGCCCGCTGTGTCCCCAACGCAGCAGGATGGAAACACGCGATCAGCCGATCCTGCGGCACGCGGATTTCGCCATCTTGGTCCGCATATCGGCTTTCTGCTGGCGCTTTTGCTTTTGGCAGCGAACATGCGCGGCAGTATCGTTGCCATGGGGCCGCTTGCCGAGATTGTCGGTCTTGATCTGCAGCTTTCGGGCGTGCAGCTTGGGCTGTTGACGACCATACCGGTTCTTAGTTTCGGTGTGTTATCGATCTTTGCGCCGCGCCTTGGCCAGCGGTTCGGGTTGGAGGCAACCCTTCTGACCATGTTGCTGTTTATTGCGGTGGGGCAGGGACTTCGCGCGACCGGCAGTTATGGCATCATGATTGTTGGCACGATCATTCTGGGGTCGGCGATTGCCGTTTTAAACGTGCTGACCCCGTCGCTGGTGCGGCGCAGTTTCCCGACCCGTGTTGCTTTGATTACAGCGCTTTACACCTTTACGATGTCAACGGGTGCGACTGTTGCGGCATTCGTTGCAATTCCGATACGAAGTGCGGCGGATGGTGATTGGCGCTATTCATTGGGGATCTGGGCGGTGTTTGCCGCCCTTGCCTTCCTGTTGTGGTTGCCAATGTTGCGTTATCGACATAAGGGCCCAGCACCCGTTTCTGTCACACAGGTTTCCCTGTGGAAAAATGCCGAGGCATGGTGGCTTGCGCTGTTTTTCGGGTGCCAGTCGCTGATGTTTTATACCGGCACGGCATGGGTCGCGAAGGTCTTCATCGATAGCGGCATTTCCGAGGGGGAGGCCGCAACTTTGCTAACCATCTTTAATGTGTTTGGTATCCCGGCCGCGTTTGCCGCACCGCTGATCTATTCGAAAATCGCCAACAAGAAACTGGCGATGGTCATTTTGCACGTTCCGTTGATGATCGGCATTCCGGGGTTTGTTTTTGCCACGACCGAGCTTCCCTATCTTTGGGCGTTCTGCATGGGGCTTGGGCAGGGGGCGATGATCAGCATCGCATTGACGCTGGTGGGTATCCGCGGGGCGGACCCGCAAACTTCGGCGCGGTTGTCGGGGATGTGTCAGTCGGTTGGCTATTTGCTGGCCGCGGTCGGTCCGGTTTTGTTTGGAGCCCTGCATGACCTGCTTGGCAACTGGGAGGCGGCCTTGTCCTTCCTGTTCGTGATTGTGTGCATTCAGATGATTGCAGCCCTTCGTGCGGGATCTGCCAGCAAGATCGGTGGATAA
- a CDS encoding CopG family ribbon-helix-helix protein — protein MSKDTVAVRVDPDLRQRLDKLADAFGQTRSSIINDALRQYADHQEWQVNLIAERAESLEADKAVLISHEDVLATFDQRFADKEAG, from the coding sequence ATGAGCAAGGATACAGTGGCGGTACGCGTCGATCCCGATCTGCGCCAACGGTTGGACAAGCTTGCAGATGCCTTTGGTCAGACGCGTTCAAGCATCATCAACGATGCCCTTCGGCAATATGCCGATCATCAGGAATGGCAGGTGAACCTGATTGCCGAGCGTGCCGAAAGTCTCGAAGCAGACAAAGCCGTCCTGATATCGCATGAGGATGTGCTTGCCACGTTTGATCAACGCTTTGCCGATAAAGAAGCTGGATGA
- a CDS encoding DUF1338 domain-containing protein: MPQPVKSPLDSQLGAVLKAVIGETKADYLFRMIDVNDRLLADPANEAGKVSRLTMAQALNMILFDGLLEAVPEGKAYSEDKLAAGEPIIFDHGAIRTVDGPATGALPRGHVAMARILAPLGFDIAGVYPLSRLKMTGRAFCHADEPELIAQFFVSELHVEEFSPAFQQAVANTVGKSVDPLSPGAKVLLDQLAANGNIGFADATKLLPVLVKCFGAQHGPVAEADYEVLLAESAEMAWISTEGNAFNHATDRVDDIEAVADEQRAKGRPMKEKVEISSTGSVRQTAFKATRVLRQMRDANGDLVTRDVPGSFYEFISRDHVRDETTGEQKLDLRFDSSNAQGIFKMTAGSKAA, from the coding sequence ATGCCCCAGCCAGTTAAATCCCCGCTAGACAGCCAGCTTGGCGCGGTGCTTAAGGCCGTTATTGGCGAGACAAAGGCCGATTATCTGTTTCGGATGATTGATGTGAATGACCGGCTTTTGGCCGATCCTGCGAATGAGGCCGGAAAAGTCAGCCGCCTGACGATGGCGCAGGCGCTTAACATGATCCTGTTTGATGGTCTGCTGGAAGCCGTTCCCGAAGGCAAAGCCTATTCCGAGGATAAGCTGGCGGCGGGCGAGCCGATCATTTTCGATCATGGTGCCATTCGTACCGTCGATGGCCCCGCAACCGGCGCATTGCCGCGCGGTCATGTTGCCATGGCACGCATCCTGGCCCCGCTTGGGTTCGATATTGCCGGTGTTTATCCGCTGTCGCGTTTGAAAATGACGGGTCGGGCATTTTGTCATGCAGATGAACCGGAACTGATCGCGCAGTTCTTTGTGTCCGAGCTTCATGTCGAAGAATTCAGCCCCGCCTTTCAGCAGGCGGTTGCCAATACGGTTGGCAAATCGGTTGATCCGCTGTCGCCCGGTGCCAAGGTCCTGCTGGATCAACTGGCTGCTAACGGCAATATCGGCTTTGCCGATGCGACCAAGCTTCTGCCGGTTCTGGTCAAATGTTTCGGCGCGCAGCACGGCCCGGTAGCCGAGGCCGATTATGAGGTCCTGTTGGCTGAATCCGCCGAAATGGCGTGGATTTCGACCGAAGGCAATGCGTTCAACCATGCAACGGATCGGGTTGACGATATCGAGGCGGTCGCCGACGAACAGCGTGCCAAAGGCCGCCCGATGAAGGAGAAGGTCGAGATTTCCAGCACCGGATCGGTGCGTCAGACCGCGTTCAAGGCAACCCGTGTTCTGCGTCAGATGCGTGATGCCAATGGCGATCTGGTGACCCGCGATGTGCCCGGTTCCTTTTATGAATTCATCAGCCGTGATCACGTGCGTGACGAGACGACCGGGGAGCAAAAACTGGATCTTCGATTTGACAGCAGCAATGCACAGGGCATCTTTAAGATGACCGCCGGAAGCAAGGCGGCATAA
- a CDS encoding type II toxin-antitoxin system RelE/ParE family toxin, giving the protein MKIEWDSRAVEDLRDIVDYIDERNPVAALKTYQLIAGSVSQLATHPFIGRVGRVARTREMIVNGTPYLVAYCLGDNTVTVIAVLHAARRWPDEF; this is encoded by the coding sequence ATGAAGATCGAATGGGACAGCCGGGCGGTCGAGGATTTACGCGATATTGTTGACTATATTGATGAACGCAATCCAGTCGCAGCACTAAAGACATACCAATTGATTGCCGGGTCGGTTTCCCAACTTGCGACTCACCCGTTTATCGGACGGGTTGGCCGCGTGGCGCGAACCCGCGAGATGATTGTGAACGGCACACCGTATCTTGTGGCCTATTGCCTTGGCGACAACACGGTCACAGTCATTGCCGTCTTGCATGCCGCACGCCGTTGGCCGGATGAGTTCTGA
- the gcvA gene encoding transcriptional regulator GcvA, translated as MRRVLPSLTALQFFESSARHLSFTRAAEELNVTQSAISRQIRALEEYLGRDLFRRVKKRLKLTAAGEAYAAQVRDLLDRAEAATLQVMAYSDAGGMLNVGTLPTFGARWLVPRLGDFKTTWPDIQLNLITQTREFNFTREGIDIAIHFGEDNMPGCVFHRLMGETLIAVCAPKILKENDDLPIARERVRNCTLLQHSTRPRAWQDWLAATGVAVVDELAGPRFEHFHMVIQAAVAGLGLALLPEFLVREELDNGRLVAPFDVSIPNRHAYYVVYPEEKENNFAVRAFRDWIIATCRSESAQSNAA; from the coding sequence ATGCGTCGCGTCCTGCCGTCCCTCACTGCCCTGCAATTTTTCGAAAGCTCCGCCCGGCATCTCAGCTTTACCCGTGCGGCAGAGGAACTGAACGTGACGCAAAGCGCGATCAGCCGCCAGATCCGCGCACTTGAGGAATATCTGGGCCGGGATCTTTTTCGTCGGGTGAAAAAACGCCTGAAACTGACGGCGGCGGGCGAAGCCTATGCCGCACAGGTGCGCGACCTTCTCGACCGGGCAGAAGCCGCAACCTTGCAGGTCATGGCCTATTCCGATGCGGGCGGGATGCTGAATGTCGGGACATTGCCGACCTTTGGCGCACGCTGGCTGGTGCCGCGACTGGGGGATTTCAAAACCACGTGGCCCGATATCCAGCTTAACCTGATCACCCAGACCCGCGAATTCAACTTCACCCGCGAAGGCATCGATATCGCCATCCATTTTGGCGAGGACAACATGCCCGGCTGCGTGTTTCACCGCCTGATGGGCGAAACCCTGATTGCGGTTTGCGCGCCCAAAATCCTTAAGGAAAATGACGATCTGCCGATTGCACGTGAACGGGTCCGCAATTGCACCCTGTTGCAACATTCCACCCGTCCCCGCGCCTGGCAGGACTGGCTGGCGGCAACCGGCGTTGCGGTTGTGGATGAACTGGCCGGTCCCAGGTTTGAACATTTCCATATGGTCATCCAGGCCGCTGTTGCCGGATTGGGGCTGGCTCTTCTGCCGGAATTTCTGGTGCGCGAAGAACTTGATAACGGGCGGCTTGTCGCCCCGTTTGACGTATCGATCCCCAACCGGCATGCCTATTACGTTGTTTATCCCGAAGAAAAGGAAAACAACTTTGCGGTTCGCGCCTTCCGCGACTGGATCATCGCGACATGCAGGTCGGAATCAGCACAATCAAACGCCGCATGA
- a CDS encoding methyl-accepting chemotaxis protein encodes MVVSQLENRLAIYNILPETFGALRKASGLIHDKSAQRAETFYRTISQSEDLKSDPLSNATITSLIKTLQNHWTQLFDGKIDEDFVKQANRIGQTHETHGITPKLYIATYNAITDALIEAIITRFRWNAGQAANIVTSLTSVMLLDIELTLTAYCDASAVKRHNASENAFADQQLDRTMDLSVAINQSAVSNARMMNVIEDVDRKAQSISAAIDQMVSGISHIAENGRAAADNATDAITATRNGQQTVKEAVGSMDDIAHAVSDASGRVDALAEASEKIGEIVASIEAIAAETNLLALNATIEAARAGEAGKGFAVVAGEVKALSQQTARATEEIRSRIVNLQGETQGIVDAMARGNDAVSRGQNVMNDVAREMGDIGSKMEDTTRRIADISTILDEQNKATDAVRDGITGIAGQTGGQVAAIRSAIGVIGQVEGLIETQVSELVQYEIPNRTIRSARAEHAVFFKSVAELLAGLGSSADIQMGDAKTCRFGKWYDSPASKPFRHLPSFDAIRAPHLAQHEAGHAAITAFRNRDIIAAETAFARMETATREVLQKLDQLANEARNITPLAEAAE; translated from the coding sequence ATGGTTGTGTCACAACTGGAAAACCGTCTGGCGATTTACAACATCCTGCCGGAAACATTTGGTGCCCTTCGCAAGGCATCAGGACTGATCCACGATAAATCGGCCCAACGCGCCGAGACATTTTACCGGACCATCAGCCAAAGCGAAGATCTGAAATCCGATCCCCTTTCAAACGCCACCATTACATCCCTGATAAAAACGCTTCAAAACCACTGGACCCAATTGTTTGATGGCAAGATCGACGAAGATTTCGTCAAGCAGGCCAACCGGATCGGCCAGACCCACGAAACCCACGGCATTACCCCAAAACTTTATATCGCGACCTACAATGCGATCACCGATGCCCTGATCGAGGCCATCATAACCCGCTTTCGCTGGAACGCCGGTCAGGCGGCAAACATCGTCACCTCGCTCACCTCGGTCATGCTGCTCGATATCGAACTGACGCTGACCGCCTATTGCGATGCCAGTGCTGTCAAACGCCACAACGCATCGGAAAATGCCTTCGCCGATCAGCAGCTTGATCGCACGATGGATTTGTCCGTCGCAATCAATCAAAGTGCCGTATCAAATGCCCGCATGATGAATGTGATCGAGGATGTCGACCGCAAGGCGCAATCGATTTCGGCCGCTATTGATCAGATGGTCTCGGGCATCAGTCACATCGCCGAAAATGGCCGCGCTGCTGCCGATAACGCGACCGATGCCATCACCGCCACCCGCAACGGCCAGCAAACCGTCAAGGAAGCTGTCGGCAGCATGGATGACATCGCACATGCGGTGTCGGACGCATCCGGCCGGGTCGATGCCCTGGCCGAGGCATCGGAAAAAATCGGCGAGATCGTCGCCTCCATCGAAGCAATTGCCGCCGAAACCAACCTTCTGGCGCTCAACGCTACAATCGAGGCCGCCCGCGCGGGCGAAGCGGGCAAGGGTTTTGCCGTCGTCGCGGGCGAGGTCAAGGCCCTTAGCCAGCAGACCGCACGCGCGACCGAGGAAATCCGCAGCCGCATCGTCAACCTGCAAGGCGAAACACAGGGCATCGTCGATGCCATGGCACGCGGCAATGATGCCGTATCACGCGGGCAGAATGTGATGAATGATGTTGCCCGCGAAATGGGGGATATCGGCAGCAAGATGGAAGACACCACACGCCGCATTGCCGATATTTCAACCATCCTTGATGAACAGAACAAGGCAACCGATGCCGTCCGCGATGGCATTACCGGTATCGCCGGGCAAACCGGCGGGCAGGTTGCGGCAATCCGCTCGGCCATTGGTGTTATCGGTCAGGTCGAAGGCCTGATCGAAACACAGGTTTCCGAACTGGTTCAGTATGAAATTCCGAACCGCACCATACGAAGTGCCCGCGCCGAACATGCCGTGTTCTTCAAATCCGTTGCCGAATTGCTCGCCGGACTGGGCAGCAGTGCCGATATCCAGATGGGCGATGCCAAAACCTGCCGGTTTGGCAAATGGTATGACAGCCCGGCATCAAAACCGTTCCGCCATCTGCCGTCTTTCGACGCGATCCGGGCACCGCATCTGGCACAACACGAAGCCGGTCATGCGGCAATCACGGCCTTCAGGAACCGCGATATTATTGCCGCGGAAACGGCCTTCGCCCGCATGGAAACTGCGACCCGTGAAGTCCTGCAGAAACTCGATCAACTGGCAAACGAAGCGCGCAATATCACACCACTCGCCGAAGCCGCCGAATAG
- a CDS encoding NAD(P)/FAD-dependent oxidoreductase: MGSVDENYDVIIVGGAVIGSSAAWFLTGRDDFKGRVLVIEKDPNYEFCSTTLSAASIRQQFSTPINIEMSGFGIEFLRNLKRDLDPEVDISFHEKGYLVLATESGRDILRQNHATQTKLGADIVWMEPDELAAKYPWMNTSDLAAACWGRTGEGWFDAYSLMQSFRKQARRQGADYIDGEVVEVLRDGNQITGVVLKDGRRFGCGALINAAGTGGSKVARMAGLEIPVEPRKRCIFVFDCRDAADINAACPMLIDPSGLYVRPEGDLFITGIAPPADRDPECWDFDVDYSLFDDIIWPGLYERCERFEAIKMVNAWAGHYSYNLLDQNAIIGPHPEVKNFFFANGFSGHGLQQSPAVGRGLSELIVAGHYQTLDMSVFGYERIRDNAPVLELNVI; the protein is encoded by the coding sequence ATGGGTTCAGTGGACGAAAATTATGATGTCATCATTGTTGGCGGGGCAGTTATCGGAAGCTCCGCCGCGTGGTTTTTGACCGGCCGGGATGATTTCAAGGGCCGGGTTCTGGTCATTGAAAAAGACCCGAATTATGAATTCTGTTCGACAACCCTGTCGGCGGCATCGATCCGTCAGCAGTTTTCGACCCCGATCAATATTGAAATGTCGGGTTTTGGCATTGAATTCCTGCGCAACCTGAAACGCGATCTTGATCCCGAAGTTGATATTTCCTTCCATGAAAAGGGCTATCTGGTTCTGGCGACCGAGTCCGGCCGCGATATCCTGCGACAGAATCACGCAACCCAGACCAAATTGGGGGCTGATATCGTCTGGATGGAGCCCGATGAACTGGCCGCCAAATATCCGTGGATGAACACATCCGATCTGGCGGCTGCCTGCTGGGGCCGCACCGGGGAAGGCTGGTTTGATGCCTATTCCCTGATGCAATCCTTCCGCAAACAGGCCCGCCGCCAAGGGGCTGATTATATCGACGGCGAAGTTGTCGAAGTCCTGCGCGATGGCAATCAGATCACTGGTGTGGTTCTGAAAGACGGGCGGCGGTTTGGCTGCGGGGCGCTGATTAATGCAGCGGGAACCGGTGGGTCAAAAGTTGCCCGCATGGCGGGGCTTGAAATCCCGGTGGAGCCGCGCAAACGGTGCATCTTTGTGTTTGATTGCCGGGATGCGGCCGACATTAACGCGGCCTGTCCGATGCTGATTGATCCAAGTGGCCTTTATGTCCGTCCCGAAGGTGATCTTTTCATTACCGGGATTGCGCCGCCTGCGGATCGTGACCCGGAATGCTGGGACTTTGACGTCGATTACAGCCTGTTTGACGATATCATCTGGCCGGGTCTGTACGAGCGTTGCGAACGGTTCGAGGCGATCAAGATGGTCAATGCCTGGGCCGGGCATTATTCCTATAACCTGCTTGATCAGAACGCGATCATTGGTCCGCATCCAGAGGTAAAGAACTTCTTCTTTGCCAATGGATTTTCGGGCCATGGATTGCAGCAAAGCCCGGCAGTTGGCCGTGGTCTTTCGGAACTGATCGTCGCAGGCCATTACCAGACACTTGATATGTCGGTGTTCGGATATGAGCGTATCCGCGACAATGCCCCGGTTCTGGAACTGAACGTGATTTAA